In Leptolyngbya sp. NIES-2104, the genomic window CTGGACGATACCTGCCGATGAAGCTGTTAGGAAAAGGCGGATTCGGGGCGGCATTTTTGGCACGCGATCGCTACACTCCAGGATTCAGACAGTGTGTGGTCAAACAGTTTCAGCCTTCTGGTAATCTAAGTTCTACTCAACTTAAAATCGCTCAGGATCTGTTTGAGCGAGAAGCCGAAGTTTTAGAACAATTAGGGCGTGAACATCCACAAATCCCCGATTTGTTTGCATTCTTTGAACTCACAGTTCCAAATTCTCAGAACGGAAAAGACGAAAAGTTTTTCTATCTCGTTCAAGAATATATCGACGGACAAACGCTCGAAGAAGAACTCGCACAAACCGGAAAATTTCCAGAAACAGAAATTCAAAAAGTGCTGGAACAAGTTCTAAAAATTCTGGACTTTGTTCACGAAAACGGTTCCATTCACCGAGATATTAAACCCTCAAATATTATTCGACACAAAAACGGGCGATTTTATCTACTCGATTTTGGTGCAGTGAAATTTGTCACCAAAGCGGTTGGACAGCCTCAGAATTCAACCGGAATCTATTCAGCCGGATTCGCACCACCCGAACAAATGTCAGGCGGTCAAGTGTTGCCCTGCAGCGATTTGTATGCGTTGGCAGTAACGTGCTTGATGTTTTTAACGAACAAGCTGCCGCAAGAATTGTTCGATAGTTATAACAACACTTGGAAATGGCGAAATTATGCCCAAGTAAATTCGCAATTAGCAGATGTCCTCGATCGTATGTTGCTTTATGCGCCCGCCGATCGCTATCAATCTGCGACAGAAGTTTTAGACGCGCTCACTCCAAAACCCGTTGTGACTCCGCCGCCAATCAATCCACCGCCGCAGAAAGTAAAGGCGCGTCCTACGATGCCGCAGTTTTCAACGATCGAACTGCTCAGTAGTGCATTATTTACCGGATTCGAGAGCGGAATTATCGCGATCGCGCTTGTAAGTTTACTTGGAACGACTTTGATTAGTGCCGGATTTTGGTTTGTGCTAGTTGGCATTCTGATCGGGGCACAATTGGCACGATTTATCGAAAAAGTTGATTTCTTAATTCTGGCGGTAATTTCTCTCTTAGTCGTAGGATTTGTGGGACAACTGAACTGGGCGAGTTGGTTCATTCAAGCTGGACATCCATTTCTGAATATCTTGGTCATTGCTGGATTTACAGGATTATTAGCGCTGGCGATCGCGATTCTATTTCGTCTGATTTATAAACTCATCTCTCGACTTTTATGACCCAGAAAAACGAAACTCCCGCTCTCATTGCGTCGTTGTTGATTACTGGTGGATTGATCGGTGGAGGAATTTGGTGGTTTACGAATCGATCGGGCTTCAATTTGACTCAGATCAACAATTCATCGCCTCAATCTACAGCAACAAACAACGCCAATTCTCAAACTTCCAATACAGATTGGTCAAGCGTTCAGAATGTGCCATCTGGTATTTTTAACTACGGTGGCAGTACCAGTTGGGCACCGATCCGATTAAGTGTGGATTCAGCGTTGCAAGCGGCTCGCCCTGAATTTCGGTTGCGCTATATTGATCCCGCAGGTAGCGCAGCGAGTTCGACTTCTGGAATTCGGATGCTGATCGACGGTCAGATTCAGGTTGCTCAATCGTCGCGTCCGGTGATGACTCAGGAACAACAAGAGGCACAGCAAAAAGGATTTAGTTTAAGAGAAATTCCGATCGCGATTGATGGACTCGCGATCGCGGTCAATCCCTCGCTGAACATTCCTGGTTTAACGTTCGATCAACTCAGAGGCATCTACACCGGACAACTCACGAACTGGAAACAAGTCGGCGGCACTGATTTGCCGATCACTCCTTTTTCTCGCGATGCTAAATCCGGCGGAACAGTCGAACTTTTTATCGAGCAAGTTCTAAACAAACAATCTTTTGCCCCGTCGGTTCAAATCGTTTCAACGACCACGGAAGCTTTGAGAAAACTGGGATCAACTCCGGGTGGAATCTATTTTGCGTCGGCTCCGGAGGTCGTTCCACAATGCACAGTCCGACCGATCCCGATTTCTAGAGGCAGTCAATTTGTTTCACCGTATCAAGAGCCGCTTGCTACTTGTCCGACTCGCAACCAACTGAACACGGGTGCTTTTCAGGATGGAACTTATCCGCTGACTCGCAATTTATCGGTGATTGTGAAACAGAACAATGGCACAGAACAGAAAGCGGGTGAAGCGTATGCGAATTTGTTGCTGAGTGCACCCGCGCAAGATGCGATCGCGAAAGCCGGATTTGTCCGAATTCGTTAAATTCTTTCCTGTGGGGGAGACTCGATCGCGTACGTATCTTCCAAACTAGATTCCATTGAATTTAGGAGTTTCCGATGGCTTCTCCCACTCGTTTGACCGGATTAGATTTAGTCGATTGCGCGAGAGCAAACGCTAAACAAGGAATCGAAACCGCTGCAAATCTCTGTGGTTATGGAACGGATTTAGAAGGATTTCGATCGCAGTTAAAGCAAGCCTGTGATCATATGCGGATCGAGTTTCACGAACTCAGCGATTTGATTAAAGATCAGCCTGTTGCCGTGAGTTTAGATGGGGTGATTGTTGAGCCAGATTCACCGGGAGAATTGTAGGGTTTCTAAAACTACAGCAGTTCGATGAAATTTTTCGCTTCGCAGACAGCGAAGCGAAAAATTTCATCGAACTGACATTAATTCATCGATTTTTGTGTAACAAACGAAAACCTCCCATTCTTGTAAGACAATAGGGGGCTTCCATAAAACTAATTAGTTTATCTACGCCGCAATCACTTGTGCTAAAGGTTGCCAACGGAAATATCGCTCACCACCAACTTCAATCACAACCTTGACACGCGGTTCAATCTTCGGCAGATTCGCTAAATACTCAAGCTCTTGGCTCGACAGAATGTGCCCCTCAATAATCCAGAGCAACAAGCCTTTCGATTTTGGCGGCAACTGTTCGATCTGCGTCGTCACGATCGGCGGAATGAAATAGGTATACCCTACTGCCGCTCCCGATCCCGTACTCTTCTTACCCAAGTGAGCCGGACGAACGCCATGCACTCCGGTCAAATATGCCGCGACATCTCCTAATCCCCGTGCCGTAATGCTGAGCGACTTGTAGCCAGCGGAGCGAATTCGACGACGATACCGACCTTCAAAGCCACCTTCGAGCGGCACATAAGCAGCGATCGCGCCGTGAGTTTCCAGGTCTTTGATCAATTGTCCACCAGTGGTCAAAAGTGCCATGTCGCCCGAACCTTCCTAAATAACGAGAGTGACCAATGCTTTTTCAAGACGCGAAGCATCCATTGATATTCTAATGGGTTATCCCACCGGAAACCTTCAAGAATCTCTATATTGGGTATCAATTACTCACGATTTGCACGACCAGCGATCGGAGTGCGATCGTAAAGGGATGCTCTGGATACTGTAAGCAAAATAATCGGCTACTGCCCGTTTGTGCAACCTCTTTCGTCCACTCAAATACTCCCGCAACCGGAAGCCGATAAGCCCGCTCAACTTGATCTTTCAAACTTTGACTCTGCGATCGATCCGCGACTTGATTCAAAATGACCCGAACCGAACCGCCAAAGCCCTTTAATGCGGTCGCGATCATCGCAGTGCCCTGAAAATCCTGCTGGTCTGGACGCATCACCAGCAAAACGAGATCCGCAACGGTCATCCAGGGCGCGTCGATGCCAGGATAGGTATCAATTAATAAATAATCGAGATCCAATGCTCGAATTAATTGTCGGCTGCCTTGTCTGAGTTGCATTGGATCGTAGCTCTCTTTCAAAGTTTGCGTGAGGACGGGAAGCGTGGCACTGGATGGAACGATGAATAATCGACCTCGATCGCTCAAGAAATGCGTTGCATCGTAAGCGAGTTCTGCGATCGGTTGTCCATTTTGTAAATATGCAGCATTGAAGGTTCGATTCAGAGATTCGCCAGTGATGCCAAATAGTAAGTGCAATCCAGGCGTATACAAGTCCGCATCAATTACGCCTACTCGCGCTCCACGCATGGCGAGCAAGATCGCTAAATTTGCAGTTAAGCTCGACGTTCCCGATCCGCCTCGATAGGCATGAAGAATCACAGTTTTGGGCATCTAAAACCTCAAATGCACAGGATTGACTTATCTCAATGGTTGTGCATTACACATTTTCAGATTAAACAAAATTGCGCTTGATTTCTTCTCCCTATAGGAATGATGAAGACTTCTTTAAACTTGACCTGCCTTTAGAGGGGTGAGATTTCTCGATCTCCAGTTTATTTGTATACAGTATGCCTTTCTACAAATTAGTGATAAAGTACACCGCTTCATTCGCTTGTATACAGGATACTCTTGAAGTAAAAAAGCCATCCCTTGCCCGACGAAACTCATGAATTCAGCGATATCTCTGCATCAGAAAACTCTTTGGCTAATCACGATCGCTTGTACGATTTCAATCGGTAGCCTCTATTACAATCAACCGCTTCTAGCACTGATCAGTACTGATCTTCAGATTTCCGTGTCAGATGTCAGTGCAGTGCCAACTTTGACTCAGATTGGATACGCGATCGGGCTTTTATTATTTGTGCCATTAGGCGATCGCATTGATCGAAGAAAGTTGATCGTGGGACTGAGTGGGCTAAATGCGATCGCGCTCATTCTGGCTGCTCTTTCTCCAAGTTTATTTGGATTGTTAACGGCGAGTTGTGCGATCGGGCTGACCGCAGTGGTTCCTCAGTTGCTAATTCCATTTGCAGCACAGTTAGCGGATGCTGAACAGCGAGGGCGAATCGTAGGAACGGTGATGAGCGGGTTACTCGTTGGAATTATTCTAGGTCGGGTTGCAGGGGGATTGGTTGGCGGCTCGTTGGGTTGGCGATCGATGTTTTGGATTGCAGCCGCGTTGATGATTACATTAGGAATCGTGTTACTTAAACAATTGCCGTTTACGGTTCCTTCAGCGATTAATATTTCATATTTTGGCTTACTACGATCGTTACCGCTGCTGTTGTCGGAACATGCTGCCTTGAGAACGCGATCCATTGCCGGAGCAGTTTTATTTGCATCTTATAGTGGGTTCTGGGCAGTGTTGCCTTTCTTGTTAGAGCGTCCGCCGTTTGAATTTCACAGCGAGGTTGCGGGATTGTTCGGCTTGGTTGGAATGATTAGCGCCACGGCTTCTCCTTGGCTGGGACGAATGACCGATCGAACCAGTCCACGCTTAACGTTGAAGATTGCGATCGGGCTTTTTGCGATCGCGCTTCTGATTCTCTGTCAGTTCTACACCACTCTTTGGGGACTGATCCTAGGCGCGGTCTTACTAGATTTGGGAACGCAAACCGGGCAAATCTCGAATAAAGCAAAAATTTACAGTTTACCGATCGAGTTTCACAATCGTCTCACCACAATCTACATGGTGATCTTCTTTACTGGAGGCGCGATCGGCTCTTGGCTATTCGCTTATGGTTTGCGATTCACAAGTTAATACAATTCTCAATATTTTTAATAATTTTAAGCATCTGGAAGAATGTAAAAAATATACATACAGCACACTACCGCGGTGGTCAATTTGTATTGAAGAAAACAGTTTCATGATTTTCTTGCCGCTATAAGTAGTATCGAACGTACTCAATATACGGTATACGCTTCTCAAAAGATTGCTCGATCGCTTCATGAAGCCCGCTCATTCCTAGTCCATATTCACAATTTGTAAAACAGATCTATCTTGAGAGGAACAAGACTCTTTTGTATACTGCATACCTAAGAGCGAATCAATCTCAATTTGTAAACAGAGCCAAAGTTCAGAGCGCCCGTTCTCGCAAACTATATGATCACTTTTGTATTCGTTTAACTAATTAAAAAGTGTTGTAGCATTCGATACTGTTTGCGTTGTTTCAAATATTGTAAAAGTCTTCAAAGTTCTTAAGACTTTTAATTCTGTACGATGTTTTTAACAATCTTTTATGTAGCTTTTCTTGCAAATAACTAACATCGAAAAATGGAGAAAGATAGTCCTATGGGTAGCTTGTTCCGCCGTCAGTTCAGTGCGATCGCACTGTCGATTCTCCTGAGCTTGATGATCCTCATCGGGTTTCCCGCTCGTGCGGAAGCGATGAAAGCTCTAAAAGCGATCGCATTTGATCCAGGTGCAACCGCTGTGAATGTGGCAGCGATCTACGAAACCACCCCTACCACGCAGAAATCGACGATGAAATCGCTCAAAAGCACGAACAAAGCCCTGAAGAAAGCACCGGGTTTTGCTGGATCTGCAATGCTACAAGGCGATGACGGAACTCGATTCATTGTTCTGTCACAGTGGCAAGATCTCGCGAGTTATCAAGCCGCGATCGCCACTCCAACCGCTGAGAGCAGCAAAGAAACAAACACAGAGAAAGCCACTGCGATCGCGCCCTCTCGCACCGTTGTCTTTGAAATTAGTAAAGCGCAAACCGCTCGTGAAGGACTGGTTCCCGCTGTAAAAGGCAAGCAGGCTGTCGTGGAATTTAGCGAGTTCAAGCTAAAAGCTCCCGAAGATCAGGCAAAGATTGTTGCGAGTGCTGAGAAGCTTATTCCTGCAACTTTACTGAAACAACCAGCGCCCCAGTCCGTTGTGTTGTTGAACAGTACGGATAGCACCGATGTCGCGCTGATGGCGAACTGGAACTGTACGGCTGACTTTGCAGAAGGCGAAAAGCCCGCTGCATTCGATGCGCTCGATGCTGAGGTCGCTGCATTAGTCGATGTCGATGAACATCTGTACAACGTCGTTGGAATCATGCCCGCAGAAGTCAAAAAACCGAAAGAATCCGAAGAATCATAACGGCTCGATCGATGACGGCAATCATTTCCTCTTTCCCTTGCATCCCAGAGAGATCTCGCCATGACTGTTACTCTGCCAGAAAAAGAATCCTTTAGCCTCAGTGCGTTTCTCATTCGCGATAATCCTGCTCGATTTTTGCTGAGTTGGGTTGCTGGATTTGTTGATACTGCTGCGTTTATTGTCTTATTTGGTATCTTTACGGCTCACGTCACCGGAAACATCGCGCTGGCAGGTTCCGCCTTTGCCAGTTCAGAACCCCAAACTACCGCTTTACGGCTTTCGATGCTGCCGATCTTTATGCTGTCGGTAGTTTGTACTTCGTTGTTAGCGCGGCTTGCCCGCAAAAAAGGGTGGGATGTGCTGACGGTGTTGCTCAGTGCTGAAGCGATCGCGCTCGGTTTGTTTATGGTGGTCGGGTTGCAGTATTCTGGAACGCTGATCATTGATGCTCAGAGTGATCTGATTTTTCCGATCGCGGTTTCAGGCGTGATTGCGATGGGGATTCAAAACGCGCTGATGAAGGAAGCGGCTTCTGCGTTTACCGGATATTTTCCAACAACTGTAATGACCGGAAACTTTACGCAGTTCACGATCGATCTCGTTCATTATTTCAGCGCAAAACTATCCGAGCAAACCGAAGAAACGAAGACAGAAGCCGAGGACGCGATCGTCAAAATCAAGCGGGTTGCTCCTTTGTTGGTTGGATTTTTTCTCGGTGGAACGGGCGCGGCTTATTTCGTGCCATCGGCTGAATTCTGGTCTTTATCAATGCCGTTGTTGATTGTCAGCATGATGGCAGTTGCAGCCTATATTCAGGCTGGTGTGAAAGCTCAAAGTGTTTAATAACTGAGGTAATGAAAGGATGAAACGGATTTTAGTGAGTGTATTGGCTTGTGTGATGATGGGGCTGAGTTTTGCGGTAGCTCCGCTGGCTCATGCAATTCCATTATTTGCAGCGGTGGAAGCACCCCCTACAACAACTGATCCTTTAGCAGAGTTGAAAGCGAAGATTGTGCCGCAGCTTGAAGCGATTTTAACTCCAGAGCAGCGCACCCAGCTTGAAGATGCGATCGCGAATGGGACGAGTGTGAAAAAAGCGTTTAAGTCGATCGCGCTCACTCCAGAGCAAAAAGGCAAAGTCGGAATGATGATGAAGTCGGTGCCGAAAGATTACTTTACGTCTCTGACTCCGGCTCAAAAGCGTGAGTTGTTTATGCAGAAGAAAGATTTCTTCATGACGAGCGGTAAGGCGAAAGCAGAAGCGGCGATGCAAGCAGCAAGCGAGAAGGTTGAAGAGGTTACGAAAGCGGCAAGCGGTAAAGTTGATGATGCGGTGAAAGCGGTTCAAGACGTGGTGGATTAGAGTATGTTTTGAAATTTCTCGCTTCGCTTCGACCTCGCCCCGGAATGAAATTTGCGGCGGTTGGACGACGAAGCGAGAAGACTCATCGAACTGACTCTTTTTTCCCAACCACTTCACGGACGCGATAAATCGGACGACCTTGAGATTCGTGATAGGTTCGCATCGAAATTTCAGCTAACAAGCCAAAACTGAAAAGATTTAAACCTGCAAGAAAGAGCACGACCGCAAGAATTAACAGGGGGCGCTGTCCGATTTCTTCACCAAAACCGAGCTTCAAAATTGCGAGATAAAGCCCGATCGACATTCCCGATAACAGCGACACTAATCCAAACAAGCCGAAAACGTGCATCGGACGAGTGAGAAACTTCCGCATGAAGGATACAGTAAGCAAATCCATCACCACGCGGAATGTGCGATCGAGTCCATATTTACTTTTGCCAAACTGCCGTGAATGATGTTTGACCGGAACTTCTGCAATTCGCGCTCCTTCGATAAACGCCAAGGCAGGTAAGAATCGGTGCAATTCTCCATAAAGGTTCATATCGGCAACGAGTTCCGATCGATAAGCTTTCAACGAACAGCCGTAATCGTGCAATCGCACACCCGTCACCTGTCCAATCAGCCAATTCGCAATCTTAGAAGGCAAAACGCGGGTGAGAGAAGCATCCTGTCGATTTTTCCGCCAGCCGCTGACGAGATCGTATCCTTCGTCTAATTTTTCCAACAGCATCGGAATATCGCTCGGATCATTCTGCAAATCGCCATCGAGTGTGATGATCACTTTCCCGATCGCTTGCCCGAATCCGGCTGCCATTGCGGGAGTTTGTCCATAATTTCGCCGCAGAATCACCGCTTTGAGATCGTTCCGAGCGTGTGCCAGTTGTTTCAAGAGCGCATCTGAGCCATCACGAGAGCCATCATCGACGCAGATGATCTCATAGGTGAGCGCGGCATTTCCTAAATGAGTCGCGATCGCATCAATCAATCTGGGAATGCTTTCGACTTCGTTATAGATCGGAACCACGATCGACACATTAGGCTGAAGCGTGGATGCAAGCGCAGTCGATACTCCGTCGGGAATCAAGGGCGAATTCATGAATGGTTCAAATCTAAACGATATGCAATCAGGATTTAGCTTAGAGCATTCGGACGATTTTAAAGCAAATTAAGTTGCAGATTTGTCTTGAGCAATTGCCCCGATCGTTCCTTTGACTGCCCGTAAATAATCACTGGGAGCTAATAAAATCTGCAATCCGCGCATTCCCGCCGAAATCGAAATCACGTCAAATAGCTCGATCAATTCATCAACGTAAACGGGATAGTCTTTTTTGCAGGCAAGAGCCGTTACACCCCCTCGAATATATCCGGTGAGCGGTTGAACTTCTTTGAGCGGAACGGTTTCAATTTTGCGATCGCCCGTTAATTTCGCCAACGCTTTGAGGTCTAGCTGCATATTGCCACCAATGACAGCGAGACAAATCCCGTTTCTGTCTCCCCGTGCAACTAATGTTTTGAACACTTGTTCGGGTGGAAGCCCGATTTTTTGGGCAACGGATTCTGCTGCTAAATTGTCGGGATCGACTTCGTATTCTCTTAGTTCGTAAGCGATTCCTAAGTTGTCTAAGATACGAGCAGCATTCGTTTTCATGGTTGACGATAGTAAATTCTTGAGCGGATTACTAATGGGCTGGGAAATCTACAGACAGTCCTTTACCGCGATCGATCATGACAATTCCTAGACGGTTCGTGCTTCAGACTGGAGCAAGTTTTTTAGTTACGGCAGGGTTTCAAGGCTGTATCCAAACCGCGCAAACTCAGCAATCCACCTTTAAAGTCAGTCAAACGTTAGCAGACCGAGTTCAACGACGCGGATATTTAAAGGTTGCGACCGAAGATGATTATCCACCGTTCGAGTTTTTGGTCAACGGTAAACCGACCGGATTTGATCATGAATTACTAGCGCGATTTCGGCAAGTCGTTCCATTCCAAATTCAGCAAGAGATCATGGCTTGGCAGGGATTGCTTCCCGGAGTCGGTGAGGGTAAATACGATGTCGCGCTCACCGCAGTTGGTGTGACCGACGATCGCGCTAAATTTCTCGACTTTACGATGCCGATTGCAGAATCGACGATCGCTTACATCAAACGCAAAGACGATGCCTCGATTACGGGAGTTAAATCGCTTTCAGGAAAAGTTTTGGGTGTCCAGCAGGGCGGAGTGTCTCAAGCTGCCGTCCCAGATTTAGAAGCCGAACTGAAAAAGCAAGGCGGAACGCTTGGAACAGTGAAACAATATCGAGGATTTTCAGAAGCTTATCAGGATTTGATTAGCAAAAAATTAGATGCTGTTTTGCATAACATTGTGTCGCTCTCGGTGTTGGTGAGTGAGAAACCTGCAATTTTTGAGCTAGGAGAGCGAGTCAGCCGGAAATCCTACGCGGCTTGGGCGGTGAAAAAAGGCGATCGAGAATTATTAGCATTGCTGAATCAATTTTTGCAGCAACAACGCGATCAAGGAGAAATGCGAAAACTTCAGCAAGATTGGTTTAAGTTGACGTTTGACAATCTACCGCAAGAACCGCTTCTGCCAGGAGATCGTCCGATTGCATCATGAAACTAAATCTCCGCAAATTGGCTTCGCGGCAGCGTCCTTTGTCGATGCGATTTCTGATCGGCAGTACGATTTTGATCGTGAGTTGTGGCGCTTATTACAGTTATCAATTAGTGCGGAATACGCTGCTTGAGAGCTTAAAAAAGAATGCGTTTCTCGAACTCGCTCAAGGTCGAGAAAGTCTCGATCGCTGGCTGTCTAACCAGAAAACCCATATCGAAACTCTGGCGAACACGCCTCAAGTCCGATCGATGAATTGGGCGGAAACGGAACCTTACTTAAAAGCAGAAACCTTACGATTTAGTGATCTTTATGCGCTTGCGATCGGCAAGCCTGATGGCTGGCGGAATGTGATCGGCGGTGAGACTGCTTATATTGGCGATCGCGACTATTTCAAGAAAGCGATGGCGGGTATTACCAATGTCAGCGATCCGATGATTAGCCGAGTGAATAACCTACCCGCAATCGCGATCGCTGCACCGATTCGACAAAGTTTTGACACCACGAGTAAACCGATTGGGGAAATTCACAGCGCGGTACGATTAGAGCGAGTTAATCAGGTTGTGAGCAGTGTGAGATATGGTCAATCTAGCTATGCGTTCGCGATCGATTCTCAAGGGCGAATTGTGGCTCATGCGGATCGCTCTTTTAATTTCAGTGAGCAGCAATCTCATGACGACCGACTACTCGCGGTGATTCAGCACATCAGCAAGCATCGAGAAGGCATTGAGCTACTAAGGATGGGTGACCAGAATCAGTATGTTGCTTATCTTCCGCTTCAAGAGGCAAGCTGGTCGGTCGCGCTGGTAATTCCGAGGGAAAATATCGAATCTCAACTGCGATCGCTCGATACAATCGCGCTGATTCTTGCAGGAATGGCGATCGCGCTTTTGATCATTCTGGGGCAGATTCAATCGATCGAACAGCGACACCTGAAGAAATCAAATGAACTGCTAGAGCAGCGAGTCGAAGAGCGAACGGCGGCACTCTCTGACGCACTGTCACAGCTCCAACAATCCCAACTGCGCCTGATTCAAACTGAGAAGATGTCAGCGCTTGGAAATTTAGTTGCGGGAGTAGCTCATGAGATCAATAACCCGGTGAGTTTTATCTATGGCAACATTAACCACGTCAACGAGTATGCTAGAAATCTGCTGCATTTGATTGATTTGTACCAACAGCATTTCCCCGCTGCGTCAGACGCGATTCAGGAGTATTTAGAAGAGATTGATTTTGAATTCGTCGCCAAAGATTTACCGAAAACGTTGACCTCAATGCAGGTGGGAACCGATCGCATCAAAGAGATTGTGTTGTCGCTGCGGAACTTTTC contains:
- a CDS encoding ATP-binding protein, coding for MKLNLRKLASRQRPLSMRFLIGSTILIVSCGAYYSYQLVRNTLLESLKKNAFLELAQGRESLDRWLSNQKTHIETLANTPQVRSMNWAETEPYLKAETLRFSDLYALAIGKPDGWRNVIGGETAYIGDRDYFKKAMAGITNVSDPMISRVNNLPAIAIAAPIRQSFDTTSKPIGEIHSAVRLERVNQVVSSVRYGQSSYAFAIDSQGRIVAHADRSFNFSEQQSHDDRLLAVIQHISKHREGIELLRMGDQNQYVAYLPLQEASWSVALVIPRENIESQLRSLDTIALILAGMAIALLIILGQIQSIEQRHLKKSNELLEQRVEERTAALSDALSQLQQSQLRLIQTEKMSALGNLVAGVAHEINNPVSFIYGNINHVNEYARNLLHLIDLYQQHFPAASDAIQEYLEEIDFEFVAKDLPKTLTSMQVGTDRIKEIVLSLRNFSRLDEAEVKPVDIHDGIDSTLLILQHRTKATPNLAAVEVIKEYGDLPLVACYASQLNQVFMNILANALDALEDQRAQSHLCTIRIKTQLLEQNWVQIAIADNGSGMPPEVQQRIFDPFFTTKPVGKGTGMGMSISYQIVTERHRGKLYCVSETGKGTKFLIEIPIS